One window of the Rosa rugosa chromosome 3, drRosRugo1.1, whole genome shotgun sequence genome contains the following:
- the LOC133735616 gene encoding eukaryotic translation initiation factor 4B3 produces MAATVSSPWAKPGAWALDAEEHEAELEQQQTKMETQQPLADFPSLSAAAAKPKKKNKGQKVSLAEFSTFGGPKPAEPVGLTHEDRLVLPTGPRERTAEELERNRIGGGFKSYGGDRGNREDSSSKWGSQRREGGGGFGGKEGGERDGPSRADEADDWGAGKKSAAGNGFERREKGGFFGSQSKADESDSWVSNKSSFSSEGRRYGGSGGGFERERKVGFASNGGGADSESWGRKREESNGGGGFERERKVGLGFNSNGGGADSESWGRKREESNGGMESTGRPRLNLQPRTLPVTLPVVSNETSPVAVPEDVAAAPRPRGSNPFGAARPREEVLAEKGQDWKKIDEQLESVKLKEKEAVAAEGESFGKRSFGMGNGRSGDRTVGAWRKPVVAEAEAEAEARPQSAGNDESRSSNSEEPEPENENVNEN; encoded by the exons ATGGCGGCAACAGTGTCGTCTCCTTGGGCCAAGCCCGGCGCGTGGGCCCTCGACGCCGAAGAGCACGAAGCCGAGCTGGAACAACAACAGACCAAGATGGAAACGCAGCAGCCCCTCGCCGACTTCCCCTCTCTCTCCGCCGCCGCCGCgaagccgaagaagaagaacaagggcCAGAAGGTCAGCCTCGCCGAGTTCTCCACCTTCGGCGGGCCCAAGCCCGCCGAGCCCGTGGGCCTGACCCACGAGGATCGGTTGGTTCTCCCGACCGGCCCGCGCGAGCGGACCGCCGAGGAGCTCGAACGGAACCGGATTGGCGGCGGGTTCAAGAGCTACGGCGGCGATCGGGGGAACCGCGAGGATTCGAGTTCGAAGTGGGGGAGTCAGAGGAGGGAAGGAGGAGGAGGGTTTGGGGGGAaagaaggaggagagagagatgggcCGTCGCGGGCGGATGAGGCCGACGACTGGGGCGCCGGGAAGAAATCGGCGGCGGGGAATGGGTTTGAGAGGAGGGAGAAAGGAGGGTTCTTTGGGTCCCAGTCGAAGGCGGATGAATCTGACAGCTGGGTCTCGAACAAGAGCTCGTTTTCGTCGGAGGGAAGGAGATACGGCGGCTCCGGCGGTGGGTTTGAGCGGGAGAGGAAGGTTGGGTTTGCATCGAATGGCGGCGGTGCTGATTCGGAGAGCTGGGGGAGGAAGAGGGAGGAGAGTAACGGTGGGGGTGGGTTTGAAAGGGAGAGGAAGGTAGGGTTAGGGTTCAATTCGAACGGTGGCGGTGCGGATTCGGAGAGTTGGGGAAGGAAGAGGGAGGAGAGTAATGGTGGGATGGAGAGTACTGGGAGGCCGAGGCTCAATTTGCAGCCGAGGACATTGCCTGTTACTCTGCCTGTTGTGAGCAATGAAACCTCTCCGGTGGCGGTGCCTGAGGATGTGGCGGCAGCACCAAGGCCCAGGGGTTCGAACCCGTTTGGGGCCGCCAGGCCGAGAGAGGAGGTTTTGGCAGAGAAGGGGCAGGATTGGAAGAAGATTGACGAGCAGCTTGAGTCTGTGAAACTTAAGGAGAAGGAGGCTGTGGCTGCCGAAGGGGAGTCTTTTGGGAAGAGGAGTTTTGGGATGGGAAATGGGCGCTCTGGTGACCGCACCGTGGGAGCTTGGAGGAAACCTGTTGTGGCTGAGGCGGAGGCTGAGGCTGAGGCTCGTCCTCAGAG TGCTGGAAACGATGAGAGTAGGAGCAGCAATTCTGAGGAACCAGAACCGGAGAATGAGAATGTTAATGAGAACTGA